The Enterobacter asburiae genomic sequence GCACCACGCGCCCGGCAAGCCCCTGCTGACGCAGGGTTTTGTCCGTCCAGATGCGTTTGATTTCCGCGGTGCGTTCGTCGAAAGGTTTGTACGCGCCGGTAGCGATAATCTTCCCGTCGCGCTCCAGCACGATAAACAGCCCCTGCGGCGCTAAATACCATTCGGTGAGCTCAACCTCCGCGTCTTTGGAGAAGTAGTCCCCGTAGCGGGCGGCATATTCACCGAACAGCCCTTCGATAATGGGCTGAAGCTCGGCGTCTTCCGGTGAAACATCACGAAATCGTTCGCTCATCACGCCTCCTTAATCGC encodes the following:
- a CDS encoding GNAT family N-acetyltransferase; amino-acid sequence: MSERFRDVSPEDAELQPIIEGLFGEYAARYGDYFSKDAEVELTEWYLAPQGLFIVLERDGKIIATGAYKPFDERTAEIKRIWTDKTLRQQGLAGRVVQELERRAVLAGYSQIYLTTGFRQPEAVRLYLSQGYQPQFDLNRDPEEYSQPPFDGRLRFTKTLVREAFSKTA